The nucleotide sequence aaggctttcgactctgtcaatcaccgtattcttatcggcagactcaatagccttggtttttcaaatgactgcctcgcctggttcaccaactattttgcacacagttcagtgtgtcaaatcggagggcctgttgtccggacctctggaagtctctatgggggtaccacagggttcaattctcgggccgactcttttctctgtatatatcaatgatgtcactcttgctgcgggtgattccctgatccacctctatgcagacgacaccattctgtatacatctggcccttatttggacactgtgttaactaacctccaaacgagcttcaatgccatacaacactccttccgtggcctccaaccgatcttaaacactagtaaaaccaaatgcatgcttttcaactgtCCGCTGCCggcacccgcctgcccgactagcatcactaccctggacggttctgacctagaatatgtggacaactacaaatacctaggtgtctggctagactgtaaattctctttccagactcatattaaacatctccaatccaatatcaaatctagaatcagatttctatttcgcaacaaagcatccttcactcacgccgcaaaacttacccgagtaaaactgactatcctaccgatcctcgacttcggcgatgtcatctacaaaatagcttccaatactctactcagcaaactggatgcagtctatcacagtgccatccgttttgttaccaaagccccttataccacccaccactgtgacctgtatgctttagtcggctggccctcgctacatattcgtcgccagacccactggctccaggtcatctataaatctatgctaggtaaagctccgccttatctcagctcactggtcacgataacaacacccacccgtggcacgcgctccagcaggtatatctcacgggtcatccccaaagccaacacctcctttggccgcctttccttccagttctctgctgccagtgactggaacgaattgcaaaaatggctgaagctggagacatatttccctcaccaacttcaAACATCAgttatctgagcagctaaccgatcgctgcagctgtacatagtccatctgtaaatagcccacccaatctacctacctcatccccatattgttttttacttttctgctcttttgcacaccagtatctctacttgcacatcatcatctgctcatttatcactccagtgttaatctgctaaattgtaattacctcgctactatggcctatttattgcctacctcctcacgccagtatatagactttcttttttctattgtgttattgactgtacgcttgtttattccatgtgtaactctgtgttgttgtttgtgtcgcactgctttgctttatcttggccaggtcgcagttggaaATGAGAACTTATCCTCAACtagccttcctggttaaataaaggtgaaataaaaaataaaaaaataaaataaaaaacacttctacattcatgtggatgctaccatgattatggataatcatgaatgaatcgtaaATAACGATGAGAGGTTAgaggcacaaatatcataccccccccaaATAAAATGCTTGTTTTGTCTCACTCCTCAATACTCAAGATTAATTCATGATTTTTCTTAATAGAGGCATCATCGGGATTTATTTAGAGGTGTTCATTAACATCTAATCTACTCACTTAGAAGGAAAATTACCTGTCATCATAcagttactattgggcaaaacacctccaaaacaaactgcaaacaCATCCAATGAGTGTGTaaacttgatgtagtcattgcgtgctaggaatatgggaccaaatactaaacttttgactactttaacacACTATAAGTccatttgtccaaatacttataaCACCTTCAAATGGGGGTACTAGATACATAAATGActtaatttctaaacggtaaaacaggtatgtatgaaaataccctcaaataaaaggtgacattgtGTACTGTCCCCTCCTATGAAACACTTGATCTGAactccaaaatgctggagtacagCCAAATGTAACAATTTTGCCTCAATATTCCAAAATTAATTCGTTTTTtctccttatcaatctacacacaatacaccataatgacaaagcaaaaactgttttgtaatttttgcaaatgtattaaaaataaaaaaacacctaatttacataagtattcagaccctttgctatgagactctaaattgagctcaggtgcatcatatttccattgatcatccttgagatgtttatgaaacttgattggagtccacctgtcgtaaattccattgatttgacatgatttggaaaggcacacacctgtctatataaggtcccacagttgacagtgcatgtcagagcaaaaaccaagccatgaagtcgaaggaattgtccgcagagctccaagacaggattgtgtcgaagcacagatcttgggaagggtaccaaaacatttttacagcattgaagatccacaagaacacagtggcctacatcacttaaatggaagaagtataGAAACACCAAGGCTTTTCCtacagctggccgcccggccaaactgagcattcgggggagaagggccttggtcagggaggagaccaagaacccgatggtcactgacagagctccagagttcctctgtggagataggagaagcttccagaaggagaaccatctctgcagcacacacacctatcaggcctttattgtagagtggccagacggaagccactcctcagtaaaaggcacatgacagccggctTGGAGATTGCCtataaaggcacctaaaggactctcagaccatgagaaataagattgtctggtctgatgaaaccaagattgaactctctagagacagcaggagcggtagaggactggccacccctcatagcctagttcctctctaggtttcatcctaggttctggcctttctagggagtttttcctagccaccgtgcttctacacctgcattgcttgctttggggttttaaggctgggtttctgtacagcactttgagatatcagctgatgtaagaagggctatataaatacatttgattgaactctttggtctgaatctACGaccgtcacatctggaggaaacctggcaccatccctaaggtgaagcatggtggtggcagcatcatgctgtggggatgtttttcagcggcagggactgggagactggtcaggatcgagggaaagatgaacggagcaaagtagagacACCCTTGaggaaaacttgctccagagcgctaaggacctcagactggggcaaaggttcaccttccaacaggacaacgaccctaagcacacaaccaagacaatgcaggagtggcttcggggacaagtctcaatatctttgagtggcccagccagagcacggactagaaaccgatcgaacatctctggagacttgaaaatagctgagcagtgacgctccccatccaacatggcagagcttgagaggatctggagagaagaatgggagaaactcctcaaatacaggtgtgccaacattgtagcgtcatacccaagaagactcgatcctgtaatcgctgacaaaggagcttcaacaaagtaatgagtgaagggtctgaatacttatgtaaatgtgatagtttttaatacatttgcaagaatgtctaataacctgtttttgctttgtcattatggcggtattgtgtgtagattgagggggaaaaaacaattttataaattttagaataaggctgtaacgtaacaaaatgtggaaatagataaggcgtctgaatactttccgaatgcactgtatggagGGGAGTGTGTCAACATTTGTGTATGTACCAATCAAATAGAGTTTTGTCCTTGTTATCTAATGTGTATCTAATTTTAATTTGACTGCAGGATTCTTCTGTTGGAGTGAAGAATTCATGTTTATATTGATACCACAATATTCCATGACATGACACAGAATATATATATGATTTAAACAAggcaattataatttttttcagtTTTATTTTACACAGCAACAGGAAGCATGACAACACTACAGTATGTGGACCAATGCCATAAAACAGACAAAAAATTTGAAAACAGTTATGCAAGCATAACACTTGCTTGCTACTAATGATGAGATAATTATACTGGTAAAATGATGATCATATGACACACGTCACTAAATTCTAAATGAAGTGTTTGAGTCTCGACTAAAAATATGAAATACATGATCAAAATGAGTGGCGAATCCTCCATTGTTAAAAACAAACACTGGATTTAGTTCCTATTATACCTTTCCACATGTATTTTATTACTCATGACAAGGCTTTAAGACATCTCGGAAAGTTCCCCTGGTCAATGCACAGTAACACACACTTATGCCTAAAATACTGGTAACCAGTAATGGGGATATAACATCCAATGAAACAATGAACTCAGCCTTCTGGACCATATACTATTGTTGTACACAACATAAGAATACAGAGGAAAAAGTTCAATAAAATGGTTGAAATTCCATTAAAACGACTTTTAAAAAGccgtaatatatatatattgctggTAATcgtatttcaaaaatatatataaattgtgCAATTAAAGCTTACAATACACTGCTGGCAGTAGCGCCACCGGTTTCCATGGAGACCAGACAACAGAGCCATCCATGGAGGTGCCATACGTGTGCTGTCAGACTCCCGAGAAAGAAACAATTACGTGCCTCTACCTACAAACACTACCACATCCCTTACACCAACTCTGTATGACTTTCATCAAGATGGAACGCTGCAGAGATCACTTGGTGGATGCAGACGGCAGCCAAAGTATAATATCAAACTCACACAGAGACAAATAAAGTGGCAGTGGGTGGGGACAGGAAGTGAGTGAGAAGTTGTAGTGTCTAGTCTGGTCCAGCAGGGGGCAGGCTAAGCGTTGACTCAGTTGACTTGGTCCAGGGCACACAGCAGATCCTCACCCTGCAGCAGGTGCTGGCGACCCACCACGGGGGCATTAACCTCACAGTCATACCGGGTCAGCTGTGGAAGGGTGAAGGGCGAGCCGCTGCCCTCCGAGGAGATGCCAAGCAGGCAGCTTGCCAGGTCTAAGAGAAACAAGAGAATATAAGGGACACTAGTGTCATTGTTTCATGTAAATGATATGtaaaacatacagtgccttcggaaagtattcagacctcttaacttttcccacattttgttagctaacagacttattctaaaattgatttttcaATTTCTCTctcaatatacacacacaataccccataatgacaaagcaaaaacatttcaaacatattttttggaactaataaaaaaataaactgaaatatcacatttacataagtattcagaccctttactcagtacttggttgaagcacccttggcagcgattacagagtttctcccattcttctcggcagatcctctcaagctctgtcactttgaatggggagcgttgctgcacagctattttcaagtctctccagagatgttcgatcgggttcaagtctgggctctggctgggccactcaaggacattcagagacttgtccccgaagccactcctgtgttgtcttggcggtgtgcttagggtctttgtcctgctggaaggtgaaccttcaccccattctgaggtcctgagcactctggagcaggttttcgtcaaagacctctctgtactttgctccgttcatctccCTCTcaatcctgacgagtctcccagtccctgcagctgaaaaacatccccacagcatgatgctaccatcaccatgcttcaccgtagcattggtgccagatttcctccagaggtgacgcttggcattcaggccaaagagttctatcttgatttcatcagaccagagaatcttatttctcatggtctgagagtctttaggtgccttttggcaaattccaagccggctgtcatgtgccttttaatgagtGGCGGCTCCcgtctggccacactaccataaaggcctgatcggtagagtgctgcatagatggttgtccttctggaaggttctcccatctccacagaggaactctagagctctgtcagagtgaccatcgggttcttcgtcacttccctgaccaaagcccttctgcCCAGATTGCTAGGTTTGggcgggctgccagctctaggaagagtcttggtcgttccaaactaagaatgatgaggccactgtgttcttgaggcatttcaatgctgcagaaatgttttgatacctttccccagatctgtgcctcgacacaatcctgtcttggagctctacggacaattccttcgacctcatgtcttggtttttgctctgacatgcactgtcaactgtgggaccttatatagacaggtgtgtgcctttccaaataatttcaaatcaattgaatttaccataggtggactccaatcaagttgtataaacatctcaaggatgatcaatggaaacaggatgtacctgagctcaatttcgagtctcaaagtaaagggtctgaatacttatgtaaataaggtatttctgtttctgcaaacatttctaaaaacttgtttttgctttgtcattatggtgtgttgtgtgtagattgctgagtatttttattttatttaatccattttagattaaggctgtaacgtaacaaaatgtggaaaaggtcaaggggtctgaatactttctgaaggcactgtacataagtTTAATGTCAGGCCTTGGCTGTTGTGTATTCCAGGACTAACTACCTGTAGGTAGGAGCAGTACGGTCCTGTTGGAGGGAGCCTCAGAGCTGCCCAGCTCAGACACCTTGAGCTTTTTACCTGGCCCAGGAGGGTCCTGGAGCAATGCCCTCTAAGAAAAACAACATATTCAAATTAGCCCTCAATATGCCAGATGTTATCAAACAGAATATCTCtgctaaatgtttatttttatttttttatatatgtaTAATGTGATAAAAACATTTCTAAAGGTCCTACACACATGTACTATTCCGACAGCCTGAGACAGAGACAACTTTCTCTTGAGCTGTGAGTTCTGGGTGGCCAGTGTCCTGAGGGAGATCTCTCTGTCCATCAGAGGCGCCCTAGAGCACAGAGAGTCACACACCATGTCAGCAGTCAGAAAACACTGATATGCTTTAGTTTTGAGGAAAGGGTAAGTTGGaaggagtgtgtgtatgtgtgggactTACCTCATGGTGAGTAAGGAGGCAGGGCAAGGGCTAGCTGCCAGCTCCGGGGCTGGGGAAGCTGTCCGGCTGCTTGGGGCACTAAAGGGGGAATCAGTGTAGCTGTGGACATCCTGGGTGAGGTGCAGAGGAGAGCACAGAGGAGAGCTCTCCAGGGGTTGGGCTGGGCCACACGACGGGGGCTCCTCTGGAGACAGGGTGCGCAGCTGGAAGTCATCATCCATGGGGATGTATGGGGCCAACATCTCCAGGTCCAGGTCCTCCATGCCCTACAGGGGGAAACAAGAACATATGTCAGATCAGACTTTACCTGAATCAAGTCATATCCTTTAAAAGACGTTTAGAATCCACGCAAGTTCAGGGAAGTGGTGGAATGGAATCACATCAATTACATCTCCGCCTACAGTATTTAAACCACACAACAGCTGATTCTCGTTTCATTTAGGTTCACCATTGTACCAAGATGGACGGGTCCCACTGCCACCCCAGTCTCTTCCTTATATTGTTCACTACCTCCTCCAGCTACTGATAGTGTGTAACCCAAGCTCGTGACATTTTTCTGGTgaccacacgctttttcagttctggccacaaattttctataggattgaggtcagggttttgtgatggccactccaataccttgactgttgtccttaagccattttgccacaactttggaagtaagcttggggtcattgtccatttggaagacccatttgcgaccaagctttaacttcctgactgatgtcttgagatgttgcttcaatatatccacataatttttctccctcatgatgccatctattttgtgaagtgcaccagtccctcctgcagcaaagcacccccacaacatgatgctgccatccccgtccttcacggttgggatggtgttcttcggcttgccagcctccccctttttcctccaaacataacgatggtcattatagccaaacagttatatttttgtttcatcagaccagaggacatttctccaaaaagtacaatctttgtccacatgtgcagttgcaaagtgtagtctggcttttttatggcggtttttgagcagtggcttcttccttgctgagcggcctttcaggttatgtcgatataggactcgttttactgtggatatagatacttttgtacccatttcctctagcatcttcacaaggtcctttgctgttgttctggggttgatttgcacttttcgcaccaaagtacattcatctctaggagacagaacgcgtctccttcctgagcggtatgacggttgcgtggtccagtggtgtttatacttgcgtactattgtttgtacagatgaacgtggtacctccaggcgtttggaaattgctcccaaggatgaacctgacttgtggaggtctacaatttgtttttctgaggtctcggctgatttctttcgatttccccatgatgtcaagcaaagaggcactgagtttgaaggtaggccttgaaatacatccacaagtacacctccaattgactcaaattatgtcaattagcctatcagaagcttctaaagccatgacataattttcttgaattttccaagctgtttaaaaaggcacagtcaacttagtgaatgtaaactactgacccactggaatagtgatacagtgaattaaaactgaaataatctgcctgtaaacaattgttggaaaatttagttgtgtcatgcacaaagtagatgtcctagccaacttgccaaaactatagtttgttaacaagaaatttgtggagtggttgaaaaacgagttttaatgactccaaactaagggtatgtaaacttccgacttcaactgtatgtaaataagggtgttttttattttttatacatttgcaaaaatttctaaaaacctgttttcactttgtcattatggggtattctgtgtagattgatgaggaaaatatttatttaatccattttagaataagactaacgtaacaaaatgtgggaaatttcaaggggtctgaatactttccgaatgcactgtaggtaccGTACCTGTGAGGTGAAAGGCGTCTTGGGCTTTGTGTCGATGGCAAACAGTCTTTCCACCAGGTCCAGTTTAAGCGCAGCACTGATGTCAGAGTCCATTGGAAAACAGAAGTTCAGCGGGCTGTCAGCCTGCAGAGGACATTACATTGGTTAAAGACTAGTATTTGTGAACAGAAGTATTTTTGACACAGCAACTTTCCATTGATTTCCTGACTGGCAGTTTTAAAAGCGGTCCGTCTGGACGTGGTATCCCTGCTCACCTCAGTTGAGTTGTGGCTGCCTGGGGTGCTGAAGGAGTCTGGACCTGCCTTGGTCTTCACTGAGGCGCTGGGGATCAGGGGCTGCTCACTGGGGGGCAGCATAGAGTGAGGCAGGGCCAGCTTGTCACTGGTGGAGGGCAGCATCACATCGTTGTAGAGAGGCACCTCCTTCAGCAGGATGTCAGAATCTGCAGGGACAGTAAAGAGGGGGTCAGAATGAGTTTGGGTTAGTAAAGTAAAGCGTCACTTTATCACTAATTATAAAGTTAATCTTCCATTATAAAGTTAATCTTCCATTATAAAGTAACTATCACCCAAAGCTCCAGGCAGGGCAGGGTACTGACCGGGGCTGCTGAAGTCCAGGGAGATGATGGTGTCTCCTGCGGCCGGGGCCAGAAGGGTGAGGGCCTCTGGTTTCTCCTTCAGTCTGTCGTACAGGCTGGCCAGCGGCTGGGCCTCCATTGCCTGGATGAACAGCTTAATCACATCCACCTTCTCCTCCTTCAGGAGCACAGGGGACACCTTTGCCTCTGAgccctcatcctcttcttcctcctccacgAGCTCCTTCTTTACAGACCTCATGTCCTCAGTCTGCTCCAGAGACAGCACCATCTTCTCCTCCTCAATGCCACTGGAGCAAGAGGGAGACAAAAACAGTTACATATCATGTCTTACTCCACCTTACAAAGGGAACATCTGATTGATTGGTTGAGTCAGAACCCAGTGGAGTCAGTCCACCAGACAGTTTAATCCCCTGATCAAACTAGCCTCTAACACACTATGTAGACCATGACGGTACCTGAGCACAAAGTtgacagagacaacacactgGGGCTGGGAGTTCTTGCTGTTGTAGATAACAGTGGCCTGAGTCTCCACCCACACAAAGCCACCTATCTTAGCCAGCATGCGGTACTGGCCTGTGCTCACCTGGCCCTTAACAAACACTGGAGAGAGCCAAAGAAA is from Salvelinus namaycush isolate Seneca chromosome 28, SaNama_1.0, whole genome shotgun sequence and encodes:
- the hif1aa gene encoding hypoxia inducible factor 1 subunit alpha a, whose product is MNTVVPEKKSRVSSERRKEKSRDAARYRRGKESEVLYELAQELPLPHSVTSNLDKASIMRLAISYLHMRNLLSTDDKAVEEEQEESEMDSQLNGSYLKALEGFLMVLSEDGDMIYLSENVNKCLGLAQFDLTGLSVFEYTHPCDHEELREILVHRTGTSKKSKGPNTERSFFLRMKCTLTSRGRTVNVKSATWKVLHCSGHVRVHEAPAEQSPCGHKEPPVSYLVLVCDPIPHPSNIEAPLDTKTFLSRHTLDMKFTYCDERITELMGYDPEDLLNRSVYEYYHALDSDHLTKTHHNLFVKGQVSTGQYRMLAKIGGFVWVETQATVIYNSKNSQPQCVVSVNFVLSGIEEEKMVLSLEQTEDMRSVKKELVEEEEEDEGSEAKVSPVLLKEEKVDVIKLFIQAMEAQPLASLYDRLKEKPEALTLLAPAAGDTIISLDFSSPDSDILLKEVPLYNDVMLPSTSDKLALPHSMLPPSEQPLIPSASVKTKAGPDSFSTPGSHNSTEADSPLNFCFPMDSDISAALKLDLVERLFAIDTKPKTPFTSQGMEDLDLEMLAPYIPMDDDFQLRTLSPEEPPSCGPAQPLESSPLCSPLHLTQDVHSYTDSPFSAPSSRTASPAPELAASPCPASLLTMRAPLMDREISLRTLATQNSQLKRKLSLSQAVGIVHRALLQDPPGPGKKLKVSELGSSEAPSNRTVLLLPTDLASCLLGISSEGSGSPFTLPQLTRYDCEVNAPVVGRQHLLQGEDLLCALDQVN